A stretch of the Rosa rugosa chromosome 5, drRosRugo1.1, whole genome shotgun sequence genome encodes the following:
- the LOC133710178 gene encoding peroxidase 6-like gives MAFHSLLLFSLIFSFLTQTHSRLTPNYYDKTCPDFEKIVRQVVTDKQLAYPTTAAATLRLFFHDCMVEGCDASILIASNAFNKAERDSDINLSLAGDGFDVITRIKTNLELTCPGIVSCADILVAATRNLINMVGGPYYPVRFGRKDGFVSRAEAVEGNLARANMSLSQIINLFAGRRLNVQEMVALAGSHTIGFSHCKEFSNRLFKFSPTSKYDPSYNPHFAEGLRKLCANYTQDPQMSAFNDVMTPGKFDNMYFRNLQRGLGLLPSDQAMAVDRRTRPLVDLYAANQTRWFDDFSRAMEKVSLYNVKTGRKGEVRRRCDAFNNLKT, from the coding sequence ATGGCATTTCATTCCCTCCTCCTATTCTCTCTTATATTCTCCTTCCTAACCCAAACACACTCCCGCCTCACCCCAAACTACTACGACAAAACATGTCCCGACTTCGAAAAAATCGTCCGTCAAGTCGTCACCGACAAGCAGCTCGCCTACcccaccaccgccgccgccaccCTCCGCCTCTTTTTCCACGACTGCATGGTCGAGGGCTGCGACGCCTCCATTCTCATTGCCTCCAACGCCTTCAACAAAGCCGAGCGCGACTCCGACATCAACCTCTCCCTCGCCGGCGACGGCTTCGACGTCATCACCCGTATCAAGACCAACCTCGAGCTCACGTGCCCTGGCATCGTTTCCTGCGCCGACATCCTCGTCGCCGCCACCCGCAACCTCATCAACATGGTCGGCGGGCCCTACTACCCCGTCCGCTTCGGCCGCAAAGACGGCTTCGTCTCAAGAGCCGAAGCCGTCGAAGGTAACCTCGCCAGGGCCAACATGTCCTTGTCCCAGATCATCAACCTCTTCGCCGGTCGGAGACTCAACGTCCAGGAAATGGTCGCCCTCGCTGGGTCCCACACCATCGGATTCTCCCACTGCAAGGAGTTCAGTAATAGGCTCTTCAAGTTCAGCCCTACCTCCAAGTACGACCCGTCGTACAACCCCCACTTCGCCGAGGGGCTCAGGAAGCTCTGCGCCAACTACACCCAGGACCCGCAGATGTCGGCCTTCAACGACGTCATGACACCTGGCAAGTTCGACAACATGTACTTTAGAAACTTGCAGAGGGGGCTAGGGTTGTTGCCTTCCGACCAGGCCATGGCGGTGGACAGGAGGACGAGGCCGCTCGTCGACCTCTACGCGGCGAACCAGACCAGGTGGTTCGACGATTTTTCTCGCGCTATGGAGAAGGTTAGCCTTTATAATGTTAAGACGGGAAGGAAGGGTGAGGTCCGGCGGAGATGTGATGCCTTCAACAATCTCAAAACATAG